Part of the Ammospiza nelsoni isolate bAmmNel1 chromosome 6, bAmmNel1.pri, whole genome shotgun sequence genome is shown below.
tagtggaaggtgtccctgcccgcgGCAGGAGAAAACTTCAAGAcccccttccaacacaaaccattcccGGACTCTACGGAGGCACACAGCCCCGGCACACGGACGCCACTCCTTCCCCGTGCAGACCCGCACCTACCCCCGCAACATCGCTGGGTCCCGCTGCTGCCGATGCTGCTCACGGCGGAGGCGCGCCCGCCACAGCCCCCATGGCCGGTGCAACCGCACCGGGAGCGGGAGCTCGGGGGAGAAGCCGGAGCCAGAAGCGGAGACGCGCCCGGAGAAGCCGCAGCCGGAGCGGGAGCCGTGCCCGGAGAAGCCGAAGCGGGAGTTGTGCCCGAAGGGACCCGACCCGGAGCCGCCACCGGATCCGTGTCCGGAGGAGCCGCAGCCGAGCCAGGAGGGATCAGACCCGGAGGCTCCGGCGGATCCGTGCCCGGAGGAGCCGCAGCCGAGCCAGGAGGGATCAGACCCGGAGGAGCCGGGCCAGGAGGGATCAGACCCGGAGGCTCCGGCGGATCCGCGCCCGGAGGAGCCGGGCCAGGAGGGATCAGACCCGGAGGCCCCGGCGGATCCGCGCCCGGAGGAGCCAGAACGGGACCGGTTCCCGGAGGCTCCGGAGCCGATCCCGGgcagccgcggccccgccgcccacGTGATGCGGCGCGGCTGCGCCCTGAGCGCCGCCGGCCCGGGGGGTCCCTGCGGGCACGGGCGGGAcgggctgagctggcagccagcGGCGTTTGTCACCCGTGGACTCACCGCGGGGCAGGGAGGACGTGCAAGGAAATGTCCGACAACCGTCCCTCCGCTCCGCTCTTCGTGCCCGGCTCGGAATCGCTGCTGGCTTCCTCCGCCTCCTTCCCGACAGCGGGCTGGGGAATGGgggctgctgtctgtgctgctccttcttcCTCAAGAGGAGGATGCCTCACACTCCGCCCCTGCTCCAGCGTGGGGTTCCTCCCACGTGAGAAGTCCTCCTTCTCCAAGGAGCTCTTCATGCACTGCCCTAGCGTGGGTCCCTTCCACAGGGTCAGGAATAGGCAGCTCCAGCGCGGGCTCCTCTCTCTCCACATgtcctgccaggaccctgctccagcacaggctcccTGTGGGGCTACAGCCTCCTTCGGGCATGCCTGCGCTCCCTTGTGGGCTTCTCCATAGGCTGCCGGTGGACCTCTCCTTCCCTGTAGCCCCCCGCTACCAAAACAGTGCCACACAAAGCCAATATAGAGAGAAAACCTGGGATGTAAACGCAGGAAGGTGGAAGGATGGGGGAAATCTGGCCGGGGGGGAAATCGGCTGCTGGTTGTCCAGGGTTTTTATACTTCAACGGGAGCACTGGGCTCAGAATCCAACGGGCAAACCACTTCTGCTGTCACCCCTGTTCCACAGTGGATCCCATTGCCACCTGTGGATTGACAGCACCGGAATTTTGAACCAaaacctgctgctgccctcagagGACATTTCCCATCACATCCTACCTTGCCGTTGCCCTGGGCTTCCCTCCAGGCAGCCGTACTCCTTTGGAGCCTTCACACACAGCAacagccccctccctgctctcagcTTGTCCATCCTCTGCCTCTGGGACAGACCCAACACCGGAGGCAGGAGAGTCAGACATGGTGATCCTGGTGTCCACTGCAGGATTTTGCTGTGGATACCGCACAGAGAGCAGTCCTCTGTCCCAGCATCTCCTGGGTGTCTGTgtcacctccagccctgccctgcctcatGGCCGGGATCCGTGGGGACAGCACAGGCCAAGCCCATGCTCTGAAGTCTGGGAACGGAGTGTCCGGGATGTTTGTGTCTCTGGCTGCAACCTTTGCTATCTTCAGAGAACTTttgggaggaggggaaagatCTTCAGCTCTGCAAAGCACACCAGATGTAATTAGTCTTTGTAATTATTAACTCCCAAGGCTTGGCCAGCAGCAACAGAGGGTCCTCGGATTAGAAAGGTAGAAGTGCTTCCAGGAACCAACAAAGGCAGGAAGGATGAGAGCTGATAGTGCTGACAGGAAGCTTTGAGAGGGATGTGCTGAATCCCAGCCACTTGAAAAAGTAACTTGTCATAAGGGGGAGAGTAGCATGTGCTCCCTTCTTCTTCCCAGAAGAGAAGCAGgtaaggaaaaagggaaaagtggaaacaaaaggaagggaaatgacaggggaggaaaggggaagaaaaagaaaaagccagacagatgctgggaagggaaggaagaacaGGCATTACCTTTGAGTTTGGAAAGCAAAATCTGACTTGCTGATACCCCTTACCCAGCAAACTCAAACCAGATGGTATTGCCATGGAAAGGAGAACAAATGGCCTGAAACTCCAGGCTCcatccagcccctcctggctggCTCCTTGGCTGTGCCACATGTTTGCTCAGCTGGCTGCAAGGGCTGCAGCAAGGCTCCTCTGGAGTCTCTGATTTCCAGCACCAGCATGTTTGATCCTCCCTTTGGCACCTAATCCCCACCACAATTCCTAAGGCAAGAGACAAGGGACCTCACTAAGGACCCTTCCCTCATTTTCATGCTGTATGCACTGAACTGTGCAATATGAGGCAAAGTGAGAGACTTGTCACCTTGCAAGCCCctaaaaacaaaatgcaaaggGTCAGATGGAACTTGGCACCGGGACAGGCACCCTCAGCTCTCAGGGCAGCAAGAATTAGTGAGGAATTCTGCAGCATGAGGGGAACAAGCCTGGGGGTCCTCACAAAAGCACTGCAGGGTCACTGCATCCTCTTCAAACATTTCTGGCCAGTCAAACCTCTGAGTAAATCCTGTCCATGAAAAACAGCATCTCCCTAGACACTTCCcagttcatttttttaaaaaattacatcagATTTCAAGGAAGAATGTAGTTTGCAGGAGACACCTCTGATGCCAGCTGCCTCTGTGTCTATCCCAGCACTGAAattggagaaggaaaagggatttCACCAAGCTTTGGGATCCGCTGTCCCTAAAAGCACTTACTGTTCTCTGGGAGAGAGCAAGGAGGGCACtgtgcctttcccagccagctgctgctAACTCAGCACTGAGAGAGGCCCTTTGGCATTCCCAAAGCAGGGATTCAATTCCCACCAAGCAATTCAATCTCTACATCTTCAGCATGGAGAAAACAAGGATGATTCCAGGGCTCTGAGGCTGAGGATGGATGTCAGCACCTCTTTGCCTTATGCTCTGCTGAGCAAGGCAGGCTTTCAGACCATGCTCCTCCTCAGGTTCTGAGGCCACAAGAGATGTGGAAAGAGATCCAAGCAGCTCTGCCACGCTGTTAGTCCCTCAGTTATTTACTTTAATATTAAATTCCACACATTTTTCCTACTgtccctggggcagctgtggaGCACAcgagctgccagcagagctgctctcagaggAGGGCAGCAGAGGCCCCCAGATGCCAGCACATCCCTCCACAAACAGCATGACACTCAGGGGGTTGTTGTTCCacatccccaggagcagccaaaCTGCTCCCAACAGCTGCAGCAAATGTCTCACCTGAAGCATTTTGGTCTCCCTGCTGTGTGTGGGGATGAGGGTTCAGGCACTAAGACCCTCGAGATCTATCTCAGCTTGCCTGTTCAGCAattccagccctggaagtggATGGACTACAATCCCTTCAGAGAAGGTCCCCCTGCTGTCATGTCCCTTCACAGAGCACTGATCCCACGTTTTAAACCATGCTCTCCCTGCCACTGGCAGCAATTCCCAGACTGCACCAGAAATCCCACATCAGGCAGATGCCAGGCAGCACCTGCTCCAGAGGAGCAGTGAGGTAACCCACTCCCCTGGTCAAGGACCAGTCACAGAAGGGAGAAAACTACAGCTGGGACAAAATGATCCCAACTACTGATGTTAAATGTCAAAGACAAAGCACAAGAGAAAGTTGGTTATTACAGGAGCCTGGGTCTCCAGCTGCTCTTACCTGCAAGGATCAGAGCTGTGCTCCCTCTCCAGTGTCCCACAGCTGCCTAAACGATGGAAGACCAGTTAATTAAGAGAAGATTTTGATTCAGAGTCTTATGGAAGGGGAATGTCCTTAAGACCTGAGCAGAAGCACTGAGGAGGTGGTAGAAAGGAAGGACAGTCAAAttgggaaggagcagaaaagggACTAAGAACCCTGGGAAGAAAGAGGGAAGGAGTTCCCTGGCTTGGTGGAAGTTTGAAGGCAAGGCAAGGACCAGTGTTTCCCAGGATGTCATGCAAGGAAGCACAGTGACAGCTCTCAAGCACTGCTGgaaaagcaagagcaaaagaaagcaaacacatGGAAAGAGTCTCAGAAAACCAGTGGCAGAGTGGAAATCCCCATCATCCAAACCACAGCCAGAAGAGGTGGCAAACTCATCCAGGGACAGCACGGGATGACAGGGAAACATCGTGAGAGCCAGGCAGAGCATGGACCAGGTGTTTCACTGACCTAGGGAAGAGAGGGCAGCCCCCAAGAGCTCCATGTTTTACAGCCTTGGTGGAAAATTCCAGCCCTGAATAATCTCCTGGGGTTCCTGTAAGATTGTGACACGGAGAGAGGGACCAAACAGGAAAGAATTAGAGGAAAAATGCCTCTCTTCTGGCAGCCAccatggctgtgccaggagttagcagcagtggagcagccagccctgcctccccctcctccGGCCGCCTCTATAAACACGCAGGGCTTACTCAGAAGATTAGGAGGGAACAGGGCAAAAGACAACAGAGTCTCTTTTGTAATGAGAAGGGATTACGGCATCAAGTGACCGGCTGCAGCTCCCAAGTGGGTCTCAGGCTCCTTAGCACACCGTGTGGGGCAGGTCCAATCCCCCTATGAGCCAAGGGGGCACGAGGATGCAGGCGGTGGCCCGGGCCACAAAGGACCCAGCGGGGACACGTGCAGGACCAAAGCTCCCCAGCCTCCAGCACGGCTCAGGAGCCCATGACTGTGAGTATCTGGTCCTCCTAACAACAGCAGGAGGATCACTCTTTCCTGCAGAGATCCATCTTCCTGCTTATCCGTGACCTCCTCtggctccatccctctgctctgtctGCTCGTTGTCCGTCTCTGCAATACCTGCTAGGATCTGTTTGTGGTGGGTGATGCACCTGATGTCCCAGAATCTTGCTTGCTGTGGGCTCCCACAACTGAATTCCAGGTCAGTCAACTTCCAGGTGTGTTGGTTAGTCCAGAGAGATGAGCAGGGGATGCAGGCagtggcaggcagcagctccctgggtgGGCTCTTCCAGCCCATCCTGACTCCGGTGTGCCAGTGCACCACCTCCCATGGACCTCAGCCACTAACGGAACGTGCCAGCTGcccagtgacatcccagggcagcccagcacaggctggcaggtgggcagggaggtgcCTTACCCATCCAAGGCTGGAGGGAAAAGCACTGGGAAAAGCCCCATAAACCACACAGGAGCAGAACAGAGTAGAGGTGGGTGACATCCATTATTTACATGGCCAAGAGCTGGAGTTTTCCTTCTTTGGTAAAAAAGGGAATCTGAATTTGAATTACGCAACGAAGAATCTCCCTGAGTGCTTTCGAGCCCTAAAGCCCAGAGAAGAGATGCAGCTTTGTGTAAGGGGCCCCAAAAATACATGGGGTTTTGGGCATGCTTTTCtcttctgggcagcctgtgggTTCAACTTCTGGGGCAGTTATAACCTACTGTTCCAAGTCCTATACCCAGAAATCCATATGGAATGGACACGAGGATTGACTGAAAAGGGCATTTGtgcagctggggacaaggacagtTCTGCTCCTCTGTATCACCCTTAAGAGAGGACTCAGGGACCTGAGTCACAACAGGGAAACCCAAAGGAGGAGTAGCACCAAAAAGCCAAACTCAGGAAAAAGATGTTGCTTGGCTGAAATAGCCAAAAATCCAGACTTTGCTGGTTTTcttcacagctgcagctcacTGGGACCTGAGTTGTCCCCACCTAAATGTAAATCTTTCACTGGGATGCTTAAATGAGAAACAAATGAGGAATGTAGGCCCAAActcacctgcctgcagctgcttcaGGGTGTGACCTGTCCCTTGAAGTGCTTCTTCATCCCCATAATTCAGGGAAGAGCCCAAGGCCCCACAATCATTAACATTATTACCTCTGTTAAATAGCAATGCCTGGTGACATATTAGGATTCAGAAATACCAATAGTTCACACTGGATAATTATTTCTAACCCAAGAAATCATTCACCAATCTGCCTGGCATGGATAACACTGGTGTCTTGTTGTTTGTTGgggtgtttttaaaataaattcaggtTTATGCAACTATGAGCCTGACTATCACTTGATTATAAAGAATTATTTATGCAAGTTAGACTAGAAGTGAAATGGGGATGCTGCATGTCTGGGGAGCACTTCAGGAGCCTGAATGCCTATTTTTCAGCCACTGTGATTTATTATGCAACATATGGCtgaaggagaggggaggtggagctgctggaatttGGGCCCTATGAGCCTGGCTGAACTCCATCCCACAGATCTCCAACAGGGAAGGCTGCTCTGCCTACATGACTAGGTCCAGCAGAGTGCAGATAGCTCTCCTTGCTGGGATACCTTCATCTGGATCAGTCCCAAGAaatttttctggggtttttcctttcctttgggttggggttttttttttcaggaagatGCCTACCAGCAAGTAGGTTTACAGAAACATATTTGAAACAAAAACTATATTAAGAAAATTACTGGGCTAAGCATAAACTTTGCAGTTTGTGACCCTGAAATTAATCTTACCACAAGTGTTCTGTGGAAGGGGGTGGCACATGAGCTTTGGCCTCTTCAGCCAACCAGCCCCACTTGAATGCTGAAAAAACTCAAACACTAAAAACAAAGGGATGCACCAGAAAATACATCCTTGGTCACTATAACCAGCTCAAGGACAGAGAAAAGTTGGCAAACCCATCAAATTAATTGCCTGCTGTCAATTTCCTcctggttttctgtgctgctgcctacATCTTACCCAGCTTTTGCTCTCAGCTCATTctgttttctccttcctttccatcTTGCTTGGTGGGAAATGTGGGATGTCCCTGTGTCTCCTCCTGCTCAAGCTCCAAGCCCTGCTTGTCGTGTGcctgcacaggagctgtgaTGACAGTGACCTACACCAACCGCGTGGCTGATGCCCGCCTGGGcaccttctcccagctcctgctccaatGGAAGGGCAGCATCTACAAACTGCTCTACTCAGAGTTCCTCATCTTCATCTCGCTCTACTTCACCATCAGCCTTGTCTACAGGTGAGCAACTTCACGCCCACAGCTTGGCCTGGGGCAGGACATGGGAGAAACACAGGCTTGGGGCAGGGATTCTGCTGGGCAGGCACTTGCCAGACTCTGCTcacaggagggaaggggaggggggaaaggagagggagagctgCTTCTGTTTGTCCCTTTTAGGCTGATCCTGAGCGAGAGCCAAAGGCTGATGTTTGAGAAGCTGGCGCTGTACTGCAACAGCTACGCCGAGCTAATCCCCGTGTCCTTCGTGCTGGGTAAGGAGCTGACTGGAGtccagcagggaggggaatgGGACAGCATTTCTTCTCCTTGGTTCGGCAGAGCAGGtccctccctctgcctttgTAAAACTCCTCAAGTGGGAGGAGTGTCCCATATCTGTGAGtgttccccagcacaggaggacaAGCTCCAAGTGGCACCAGATATGCCCAGGGAATCTGTGGCTGCCTCACCCCTGGAAGTTTTCAAGGCCACACTGggtggagctctgagcaacctagtccggtggaagatgtccctgtccaGAGtagggggttggaatgagatctTTAAGGTTGCTTCATAGAATCAGAACAGTTTAGATTGGAAGGGAAATATAAAATCCAGCCTCCTTTGAGCATGGAGGACTGAATTCCCCTCTAGACATTGCTGCACCCCTCCCTGTGTGAGCAAAAGAAGAGATCAGACAGAGGGAGGAAGAAGCCCTTTTCAGATGCCTGACTCTCTCAGCTCCTCTCTAGGTTTCTATGTGGCCCTGGTGGTGTCCCGCTGGTGGGCCCAGTATGAGAGCATCCCATGGCCAGACCGGATCATGAACCTGGTGTCCTGCAATGTGGATGGGGAGGACGAGTACGGGAGGCTCCTGCGCCGCACCCTGATGCGCTACAGCAACCTGGTCAGCGTGCTGATCCTGCGCTCCGTCAGCACCGCCGTCTACAAGCGCTTCCCCAGCATGGAGCACGTCGTGAGGGCAGGTCAGCACTGCTccttgctgctcctccaggggcAGGGGGCCCTGGGAAAGCTTCTGTGGAAATGGGGTGGTGTTGTTTCCTCAGGTGGGAATTCGAGTTCCAAGTCTCCAAGCTTAACTGCAGGGCACACTGCATCTTCTGGGAAATGCTCCTCGAGGTGCAGCCGAGTTCCCAGTCCAGCCACATTGTCTGGATGCCCTTGGCAATCCACAGAGATGTGATATAGTTAAGCCTCCTAGAAAGAAAAGGCACTTCAGGGACACAAATTATCCCATTCTCAACAAGTATCAATGGACACCAGGCAGCTGCACCTCCAGCAGTGCTTTATCTCCCTGATGGGCTCTTATCTGATGTGCTGCAGACATCCAAAGTGAAATCCCATAATCTCACCTCCATGACTCAATGTTTTAACAGGGAGACTTGTCCTTCTGCATGTCTCCCCAAATTCTGAGTctttaatgggatttttaggGAGAGCCAAGGCATCCACCTGAGATTCAGATGTTTTCATTCCAGACCAGATCAGTTCCTTCTGCCCTCTATGTCcatccctctcccagctgctctttCCCATTCAGGCCTCATGACACCAGAAGAGCACAAGAAGTTTGAGAGCTTGAATTCCCCCCACAACAAGTTCTGGATTCCGTGTGTGTGGTTCTCCAACCTGGCTGTGAAGGCGAGGAATGATGGGAGGATCCGGGACAGTGTGCTGCTCCAAGGCATCCTGAATGTGagtgacagaggggacaggcagggctttGAGATATTGGAGAACAGGGGGCACCTGTGAAACAAGTCCTTGACACATTCCAGAACAGCCAATGCCAGTGGAGGTTTCTAGGATCCAGATGGAAAGCCACAAGGAAGAATATATCTGAAGTCTAGGGGAAGTCAAAAACATCCTCAACAACTGAGGTCCTGTAGAAAACATTGCTACTAAAAACTCTTAGATAGTTTTGGGCAACAGGCCATGCTCCATGGGCAAGACCTGGCAAcaatccctgcccagctgcacagaaaaaggctctggagcagctcatCCTTCTTGGTATTCATGTGCAGAAAAAGTCACGTGgtttctgctgcctggagcaggattCATCTCCCCTGAGAGAGAGAAACCTCCCTCTGGGATATTTATCTATAGACCGGAGAGAGAAATGGATGCTCCTGAGGGCATTCTTGGCCTCACCTGTTGGCTGCTCATTTTGGGAGGAGAAACTCTGCTGTGAAGTGAGCTAGGAGGGATCTTGAGCTTAGGGGGAGACACCCAGGCAGCAGGGAATTCCTCCAAGGATGAGACTGAGCCCCCCTTCCAGAGAAGGTATAAGCAGAAAGGAAAGGGCTGGAGCAATGGAGGACAGGGGTGCTGGAGAGGCTCTGCAAGGAGATGGGAAGTTATCCTGACATGCCATTccctttttcctgctgcaggagctcaaCACCTTGCGCAGCCAGTGTGGGAAACTTTACGGATATGACTGGATCAGCATCCCCCTGGTCTACACCCAGGTGAGAAGGGAATCCCCACACCCACTGCTCCACCACTGCCCGTGCACATACACACTTACACCCAcacccagaatggtttgggttggaagggaccgcAAAGCTCAtccaaggacaccttccaccaccccaggttgctccaagccccgtccaacctggccttgggcgcttccagggctggggaggccacagcttttctggaaaACCTACGCCAGGGACTCACACCTTCTTAGTAAGGAATTGTTCCTCATATCTAATCTAAACATGCCCTCTtatcagtttaaaaccattgtTCCTTGCGCTGTCACTATCCACCTgtgtaaaaagtccctctccttcctttccatAAGCTCCTTTAAGGTACTGGAAAGGCCACAGCCTCCCCAAAACCTCATTTgcaggctgaacaggcccagctctctcagcctaTCTTTGTAGAAGTGCTTCATACCTGACCCACCCATGAAAAATGCAGGTTATTCTTGAATCCCTCACCCCCACACATCATCTCTCTTCCATTGGTCCCTCAGcacacacccagcccagcctaACTCAGACACATCCACCTCTCCAGAAATAACCTCTATCCAGGGCTAACAAACCCCcatggaaaacagaaacacacagacacagtcCCTGCACCACCTTGCAGGGATCACATCCCGGGCAAGATCCCAGGAGGTTGTGCCAGGCATGTACTCAGCTGTTTATCAGCCCAGGCAGACACTTTGGCACCACCTTGCTCCTTTGTCTCCTTGCTCAGATAACAGGGATGCCCTTCACCATGAAACAtgagctgttgctgctgctctggcactgccagaggTTAATGGGGAACATGCAAAGTGTATTCCTGTTTTGAACCCACCATTTATTTCAAGGGACCACGTGAGAGTCTTGGTTACTTTTAACTTGAAAAGGGGAAGTTTCCAGTCCTGTGGTGacatggaaagcacaaagctCAGCATTGCCTGAAATCTAGGCAGGCAAATATTAATAAAAGCTCAGcatgaggagaaggaaggaaggagcaaaTAGCAATGCCAGGATTCCCTTCCTGGAAGGGAAGCAGCCTGCCAGCACGGACTGAGCCATGAGACAGCTTCCAGCCCACTCAGGATGTCACATgcttgctgctgcctctgacacCTGCACAGATACCAgtccagggacagcacacagggtaggtaaaagctgctgggaaaagggaatgTCTGTAGCTTTCTGTAGGGAAATGAATCCTCCTCCAAAAAGCCTGTCAGAACTGAATCCAAGGCTTCCCAGAGGCTACAGAGCTTGGCCTTGGAGCTGTGTGGGGTGGAACTGAAGGGAGATGCTGGGAACTCATGCTGCCCTGGTGTGTCCCTTGGCGTCCTTCCCAGGTGGTGACCGTGGCTGTTTACAGCTTCTTCCTGGCCTGTCTGATTGGGAGACAGTTCCTGGATCCAGAGAAAGCATATCCTGGCCATGAACTGGATCTCTTTGTGCCCGTCTTTACATTTTTACAATTCTTCTTCTATGCTGGCTGGTTAAAGGTAAGTCCCAGAACgcatggctggagctggaatCTGACCCAGCCAAGGGTTTTTCCCAGTGTGAGCTCACCAGGAACCCTGCTGTGTTCTTTGATCTATGGGCAATAACAGGAAGCCAAGAGGGGCTGAGGAAGTGCCAGGACTTTCTAATTTTCCAGCTGTCTCATTCTGGACACCAGCTGCACTTTTCCTAGGCTTTGGTCCTGactagaggggaaaaaaggagctCCTTAAGTTGCAGGAGGGTTGTGTGAGCAGGGGGAAGTTATTACAAATTCTAATGTCTCCCAGCCCCCAGAATGCTTCCACTTTTAACCCACTCCcttttgggaagaaaaacatgGCTTGGAATTCAAGGGACATCACACCTGACTTctccctgcagggaaaggggcagggATGACAATGGTGACCTTTGCTGTGTGCTCTCCATATGCAGGTGGCTGAGCAGCTCATCAACCCTTTTGGGGAGGACGATGATGACTTTGAAGCCAACTGGCTCATTGACAGGAACCTGCAGGTAAAGGGAAAATTTGCCAGTTGAGCCTCACCTGAAGAGGAACATCAAGGCAGGACAGTGACCAAGTTCTCCTGCAACACCTCTGCCTCCAATGGGAGATCCTTCCAATCCACagcagggaatttggggctTCTGGCATGTCTTTGTACACAGAGGCTGCCTGCAGCTTCAGTCCATGCTCTGGCACATGAGATAGATCAAAGCTGCTTGTTTCAGGCCTCAGCTGCCTTTGAATGACACATCATTCCTGCCCCTCCTTGCTTTCCTACCCTGAGTCCATCTGAAACTGCCTCCTCTGCTTTCTGCCATGCAATAACTATGTACCTCCCCACCCTTCTGTCCTAGTGAGTCTGTTGCTTTCTTGTTTCCTTCAGCACCATTCTCCTTCCAATTAATCAAATCTCAGTGTGAGAAACAACCAAAATGACAGGAAACCACAGCAACCCCAGCCACTTGCCTGGTTTCCGTGCCGCACCGCTTCCTCCAGCTCCATGTTCCTTTGTCCCTTGGTAAGAGGCACACAAAATGCTCCTCACTCACCCCGTGTGACATTCCTGCTGTCCCCCGCAGGTCTCCCTCATGGCAGTGGATGAGATGCACCAGGATTTACCCATTCTGGAGAAGGACCTGTACTGGAACGAGCCTGACCCCCAGCCACCCTACACTGCTGCCACCGCTGAGTACAAGCGCCCGTCCTTCCTGGGCTCCACTTTTGACATCAGGTGAGTGCAGGGACAAAGCGTCACAACACCTGGATCAAGTCTGTAGGACATTACACTTGAGGAGCTTTTAGGTTCACCCACAACAGCCAACATTCTCAGTGGGAAAGGATAAATCTAACCTCTTTTCCTCACTCACCTGTATGATGAGCATCCCTGTTTTGATGGGGCTAGTGGCAATACAGAGAGAGGCTTGCCACTGGCAGCTGCATTCTCAgtgctccagcctctccaggaGATCCCCCCTCCCCTCTGTGGCTCCTTAACAGTCCACTTTGCTTTCTCAGCATGCAGAAAGAAGAGATGGAgttccagcccctggagcagatTAAAGAGAACGAGGAGGCCAACCACTCCACTCCCTTGCTGGGACACCTCGGCCGCCTCCTGGGTGTCCAGTCCCCAAACTTCTCCAGGTCCTCTTCCCGGATGAACCTGCTGCGCCGGCGAGGAGATCCTGCGTCGCCCTTCTCCCATTATACCTACCAGGACATGGGGAAGGCTGGAAGCCCTTGTGGCATCAATCAGCCAAGGGGAGACTCccaggagcagtgggacagTGAAGAGGGAAAGCTAAGGGAGTTTGATGCTTTCATGTCTACCCCCTTTTACGAGAGGCCTGGGTTCTACAGCGCTCCACAGACACCCATCAGCTCCATCCCCATGATTTTCCCTTCCCGGCGCCCAGGGCGCAAGAAGCCACCGGCGCTCTCCAGCATTGCCGCGTGCTCCACTTCCCTTCGGGATGTCATTGTCAATGCCTCCCCTTCCAGGGCCAGTGATGTGGACAAGAGtcagagctccctgggctctgctgcaaAGGAAACCTTTGTTTGGCCAACAGAGCGGAGTAAAGGCCCTGACTCTGTGGCTGTGACAGTAGAAGAAGgaaagagcagctccagggaagcCGCCACCACGGGAAGTCCAGGAGCTCAGTCCACAGCATGCaacagccccaaattccccttccTGCCAGAGCCCCCTGAGCATGAGAAGCACGGCAGCTTCAAAAGCCTGAAGAGCTCCAAAGCCTCACGCCCACCCTGGCTAAACCTGGAGAGCACAGCCTCAGCCACTCCCA
Proteins encoded:
- the LOC132074650 gene encoding bestrophin-1-like, translating into MTVTYTNRVADARLGTFSQLLLQWKGSIYKLLYSEFLIFISLYFTISLVYRLILSESQRLMFEKLALYCNSYAELIPVSFVLGFYVALVVSRWWAQYESIPWPDRIMNLVSCNVDGEDEYGRLLRRTLMRYSNLVSVLILRSVSTAVYKRFPSMEHVVRAGLMTPEEHKKFESLNSPHNKFWIPCVWFSNLAVKARNDGRIRDSVLLQGILNELNTLRSQCGKLYGYDWISIPLVYTQVVTVAVYSFFLACLIGRQFLDPEKAYPGHELDLFVPVFTFLQFFFYAGWLKVAEQLINPFGEDDDDFEANWLIDRNLQVSLMAVDEMHQDLPILEKDLYWNEPDPQPPYTAATAEYKRPSFLGSTFDISMQKEEMEFQPLEQIKENEEANHSTPLLGHLGRLLGVQSPNFSRSSSRMNLLRRRGDPASPFSHYTYQDMGKAGSPCGINQPRGDSQEQWDSEEGKLREFDAFMSTPFYERPGFYSAPQTPISSIPMIFPSRRPGRKKPPALSSIAACSTSLRDVIVNASPSRASDVDKSQSSLGSAAKETFVWPTERSKGPDSVAVTVEEGKSSSREAATTGSPGAQSTACNSPKFPFLPEPPEHEKHGSFKSLKSSKASRPPWLNLESTASATPNSEHSSAFHTPSNKTPGGSTSLCFSFTPVTSPALERSHKGNLGPEARSLSLEDAASAPEQHPEVSRNMRDTGNGNTNPPAPQEPRRAESPSPNDSGISLAEGDYVGLMEVILEASESPGEEQMDQYS